A single window of Rhizobium indicum DNA harbors:
- a CDS encoding putative bifunctional diguanylate cyclase/phosphodiesterase, with protein MKAEALFWRQCTEAVTADGSIDAQRLMDLVIATYRVHESDYDEMERSAETLLRENHALRGNISALSQAFDGQKKLFEIILNNLPLGLSVFDSDQRLTLSNIRFRQLFDLTDEDVIAGATIADLTAKMRGTESASAKPGRRTGRRSSATARSSSLRRREWLMDDGRIIQSMVTILSDGSNISIHADITEDRRAAERITYLAHHDPLTGLPNRIHFREQVDATLTERKPDEQIALVHLNLDRFKSINNTMGVSVGDKILQQVAERVRASAGSENTLARLGSDEFAILQTGRQQPWNVTALAEQIRRELSEPFFHGEKQVELSVSMGIAIAPEDGEETDILLKNAGVALSHAKADGRKRERFFASEMEAQMQLRHALEADLKAAVEHEEFELHYQPLYDLSQRRICGFEALIRWNHPVRGRVPPMDFIPLAEEVGLVVDIGRWVLRRACNDAALWPEGIKIAVNVSAIQFRSSDLTRDVSEALAAAALSPSRLELEITESVLMENLSEVLPILHALKERGIRISMDDFGTGYSSLSYLSSFPFDKIKIDKSFVNDIVDNKEAHAIMHAIILLGDALGMRVTVEGVETAAQLALLECEECDEIQGYHISPPRPARDVPHLLSLPPKNGGVTRLPEAKH; from the coding sequence ATGAAAGCTGAAGCGCTCTTCTGGCGGCAATGCACCGAGGCCGTCACCGCCGATGGATCGATCGATGCGCAGCGCCTGATGGATCTTGTGATCGCGACCTATCGCGTCCATGAAAGCGACTATGACGAAATGGAGAGAAGCGCGGAAACGCTGCTAAGGGAAAACCACGCGCTGAGAGGCAATATTTCCGCCCTCAGCCAAGCGTTCGACGGACAGAAAAAACTCTTCGAAATCATCCTCAACAACCTGCCGCTCGGTCTCAGCGTCTTCGACTCCGACCAGCGGCTGACGCTTTCCAATATCCGCTTCCGTCAGCTCTTCGACCTGACGGACGAAGATGTCATTGCCGGCGCGACAATCGCCGATCTCACGGCCAAAATGCGCGGCACGGAGAGCGCCAGCGCCAAGCCAGGCCGGCGGACCGGGCGACGTTCCTCCGCAACCGCAAGGAGCAGTAGTCTCCGTCGGCGCGAATGGTTGATGGATGATGGCCGCATCATCCAGAGCATGGTGACTATCCTTTCCGACGGCAGCAACATTTCCATTCATGCCGATATCACCGAGGATCGAAGGGCGGCCGAGCGCATCACCTATCTCGCCCACCACGACCCATTGACCGGCCTTCCGAACCGCATCCATTTTCGCGAGCAGGTCGATGCGACGCTTACGGAACGCAAGCCGGATGAGCAGATCGCCCTCGTTCACCTCAATCTCGACCGGTTCAAATCGATCAACAATACGATGGGCGTGTCAGTCGGCGACAAGATCCTGCAGCAGGTCGCGGAGCGGGTCCGAGCCTCGGCCGGTTCGGAAAACACCCTGGCGCGCCTCGGCTCGGACGAATTCGCCATCCTGCAGACGGGCAGGCAACAGCCGTGGAACGTGACGGCGCTTGCCGAGCAGATCCGCCGTGAGCTTTCCGAACCATTCTTCCATGGCGAGAAACAGGTGGAGCTCAGCGTCTCCATGGGCATCGCAATCGCCCCTGAGGATGGCGAGGAAACCGATATCCTGTTGAAAAATGCTGGCGTGGCGCTGTCGCATGCCAAGGCGGACGGGCGCAAACGCGAGCGCTTCTTCGCCAGTGAGATGGAAGCGCAGATGCAGCTGCGCCACGCGCTGGAGGCGGACCTCAAAGCAGCCGTTGAGCACGAGGAATTCGAGCTGCATTACCAGCCGCTTTACGACCTCTCGCAGCGGCGCATCTGCGGCTTCGAAGCTTTGATCCGCTGGAACCACCCGGTTCGAGGCCGCGTTCCACCGATGGATTTCATTCCGCTTGCCGAAGAGGTCGGCCTCGTCGTCGATATCGGCCGTTGGGTTTTGCGCCGGGCCTGCAACGATGCAGCGTTATGGCCGGAGGGCATCAAGATCGCCGTCAACGTTTCGGCAATCCAGTTCAGGAGCAGCGACCTGACGCGCGATGTCAGCGAGGCGCTTGCCGCCGCCGCGCTGTCGCCGTCGCGGCTTGAACTCGAAATCACCGAGAGCGTGCTGATGGAAAATCTGAGCGAAGTTCTGCCGATCCTGCATGCGCTGAAGGAGCGCGGCATCCGCATCTCGATGGACGATTTCGGAACCGGCTATTCCTCACTGAGCTACCTCTCGAGCTTCCCTTTCGACAAGATCAAGATCGACAAATCCTTCGTCAACGACATCGTCGACAACAAGGAAGCGCATGCGATCATGCATGCGATCATCCTGCTCGGCGATGCGCTCGGCATGCGCGTCACCGTCGAGGGCGTCGAGACGGCCGCGCAGCTGGCGCTGCTCGAATGTGAGGAATGCGACGAGATCCAGGGTTATCACATCAGTCCGCCACGACCGGCGCGTGACGTGCCCCATCTTCTCTCCCTGCCGCCGAAAAACGGCGGCGTGACGCGTCTTCCTGAAGCCAAGCACTGA
- a CDS encoding mechanosensitive ion channel family protein: protein MEQQAADVLLATRTALSQASALAVQYSFSVLGAVILLVLGWALAGFTSRWAYEGLSRVHGIDETLARFFTNVLRYALLILVFITVLGQFGVQTASIIATLGAAGLAIGLALQGTLQNIAAGIMLLILRPFRVGEYIETSSVAGTVREIGLFATELRTGDGLYRLAPNSTLWNTPITNFSREPTRRDELKISVPHDDDIDLAMERLMGLAKADPRVLPSPAPSVFIDSLGDSAISVTLRYWAKTGDWWLVSRDMVKRVKLAFDENPAAVADASDAAPSKKSNGGATAERPTQTRQ, encoded by the coding sequence ATGGAACAACAGGCAGCCGATGTCCTCCTCGCCACGCGAACGGCACTCAGCCAGGCAAGCGCACTTGCCGTGCAATATTCCTTCTCCGTCCTCGGAGCGGTGATCCTGCTCGTTCTCGGCTGGGCGCTCGCCGGTTTTACCAGCCGTTGGGCCTATGAAGGCCTGTCGCGCGTCCATGGCATTGACGAGACGTTGGCGCGATTCTTCACCAATGTGCTGCGCTATGCGCTGCTCATCCTGGTGTTCATCACCGTGCTCGGTCAATTCGGCGTCCAGACCGCCTCGATCATCGCCACCCTCGGCGCGGCAGGCCTGGCGATCGGACTGGCGCTGCAAGGGACGCTGCAGAATATCGCCGCCGGCATCATGCTGCTGATCCTCAGGCCGTTCCGCGTCGGCGAATATATCGAGACCAGCAGCGTGGCCGGCACGGTGCGCGAAATCGGATTGTTTGCGACCGAACTCAGAACCGGCGACGGGCTCTACCGGTTGGCGCCGAATTCGACGCTCTGGAATACGCCCATTACCAATTTCAGCCGCGAGCCTACGCGGCGGGACGAGCTGAAAATCAGCGTCCCCCATGACGATGACATCGATCTGGCGATGGAGAGGCTGATGGGCCTTGCCAAAGCCGATCCCAGAGTGCTGCCGTCACCGGCACCCAGCGTCTTCATCGATAGCCTCGGTGACAGTGCGATCTCCGTAACGCTGCGCTATTGGGCAAAGACCGGCGATTGGTGGCTTGTCAGCCGTGACATGGTGAAGCGCGTGAAACTCGCCTTCGACGAGAATCCTGCCGCTGTGGCGGATGCTTCAGATGCCGCGCCGTCAAAAAAGTCCAATGGCGGGGCAACCGCCGAAAGGCCGACGCAGACGCGGCAGTAA
- a CDS encoding SOS response-associated peptidase — protein MCGRFALTSSSADLREFFSGLDLDDFPARYNIAPTQPILVVMSGEGREQGSNLADRRAVLVRWGLTPGWVKDPRDFPLLINARSETAIGKASFRAAMRHRRVLIPASGFYEWHRPPKESGERPQAYWIRPRQGGVIAFAGLMETWSSADGSEVDTGAILTTSANSAISAIHDRMPVVIRPEDFTRWLDCKTQEPREVADLMQPVQDDFFEAVPVSDKVNKVANMGPDLQEPVAIEKPLKAPDKQKSDDGHQLSFF, from the coding sequence ATGTGTGGACGTTTCGCCCTGACAAGCTCCAGCGCCGACCTGCGCGAATTCTTCTCCGGTCTCGATCTCGACGATTTTCCGGCGCGCTACAACATCGCGCCGACGCAGCCGATCCTCGTCGTCATGTCAGGCGAGGGCAGGGAGCAGGGCAGCAATTTGGCCGACCGGCGCGCCGTGCTCGTGCGCTGGGGCCTTACGCCGGGCTGGGTCAAGGATCCGAGAGATTTCCCGCTGCTGATCAACGCGCGCTCCGAAACCGCGATCGGCAAGGCCTCTTTCCGCGCCGCCATGCGTCATCGCCGCGTGCTCATTCCGGCCTCCGGTTTCTATGAATGGCATCGCCCGCCAAAGGAAAGCGGCGAGCGGCCGCAGGCCTACTGGATCAGACCGCGCCAGGGCGGGGTCATCGCCTTTGCCGGGCTGATGGAGACATGGTCCTCGGCCGACGGCTCCGAGGTCGATACCGGCGCGATCCTGACGACATCGGCCAATTCAGCCATATCAGCGATCCACGATCGCATGCCGGTCGTCATCAGACCTGAGGATTTCACGCGCTGGCTCGATTGCAAGACGCAGGAACCGCGTGAGGTGGCCGACCTGATGCAGCCCGTTCAGGACGATTTCTTCGAGGCCGTCCCTGTCTCCGACAAGGTCAACAAGGTCGCCAATATGGGTCCCGATCTGCAGGAGCCGGTCGCCATCGAAAAACCGCTGAAGGCGCCCGACAAGCAAAAGTCTGACGACGGCCACCAGCTCAGCTTCTTCTGA
- a CDS encoding YfbR-like 5'-deoxynucleotidase yields the protein MTTAKAPRAWQRMLSGRRLDLLDPSPLDVELIDIAHGLARVARWNGQTSGDHAFSVAQHSLVVEDIFRRFNDARPQECLMALLHDAPEYVIGDMISPFKSVVGGGYKTVEKRLEAAVHLRFGLPPHPSRDLKDRIKKADTIAAYFEATVLAGFTPAEAQKFFGQPRGISKDMLMIEPLPAIEAQRLFCERFAAIEVEREMVS from the coding sequence GTGACAACGGCGAAAGCTCCGCGTGCCTGGCAACGCATGCTGTCTGGGCGCAGGCTCGACCTGCTCGACCCCTCGCCGCTCGATGTCGAACTGATCGACATCGCTCATGGGCTTGCGCGCGTGGCCCGCTGGAACGGCCAGACCTCCGGAGATCATGCTTTTTCGGTGGCCCAGCATAGTCTCGTCGTCGAGGATATCTTCCGCCGCTTCAACGACGCGCGGCCGCAGGAGTGCCTGATGGCGCTGCTGCACGACGCACCCGAATATGTGATCGGCGACATGATCTCGCCGTTCAAATCGGTGGTCGGCGGCGGCTACAAGACGGTGGAAAAACGGCTGGAAGCCGCCGTGCACCTGCGCTTCGGCCTGCCGCCGCATCCCTCGCGCGATCTCAAGGACCGAATCAAAAAGGCCGACACGATCGCCGCCTATTTCGAAGCGACCGTGCTTGCCGGTTTCACACCCGCCGAGGCACAGAAATTCTTTGGCCAGCCGCGCGGCATCAGCAAGGACATGCTGATGATCGAGCCCTTGCCGGCGATCGAAGCGCAGCGGCTGTTCTGCGAGCGCTTCGCGGCGATCGAGGTCGAGCGGGAGATGGTATCGTGA
- a CDS encoding TIGR02301 family protein: MLSVSTVSMIPVRRVFLSLLVLAGPTMAQGKNTPPPQEEEIAPPIVSVPYDDKLARFAEVLGSVHYLRTLCKAAGGDEWRNGMQQLLDSETGNEPQRKEKLTAAFNRGYRAFASVYTDCTPAAIVAEERYRNEGATLATEITSRFGN, from the coding sequence ATGCTGAGCGTATCAACTGTGAGCATGATTCCCGTTCGACGCGTTTTTCTGTCCCTGCTCGTGCTCGCCGGCCCCACGATGGCGCAGGGCAAGAATACACCGCCTCCACAGGAGGAGGAGATTGCACCGCCGATCGTGAGCGTGCCCTATGACGACAAGCTGGCGCGGTTCGCCGAGGTGCTGGGTTCGGTGCATTATCTGAGAACGCTCTGCAAGGCGGCGGGTGGCGACGAGTGGCGAAACGGCATGCAGCAGCTGCTCGATTCGGAGACCGGCAACGAGCCGCAGCGCAAGGAAAAGCTGACAGCAGCCTTCAATCGCGGCTATCGCGCTTTCGCCTCGGTCTATACGGATTGCACCCCGGCGGCCATCGTGGCAGAAGAGCGCTACCGTAACGAAGGTGCAACACTTGCCACAGAAATTACCTCGCGCTTTGGAAATTGA
- a CDS encoding HD domain-containing protein — MTGGAMFAAEAFSPHETLAAALIAHAADGDDGSHDLAHILRVFRNAMRIHAGEGGDGRVLAASVLLHDCVAVEKNSPLRAKASALAAEKASAILAELGWSGADIEAAAHAITAHSFSAGVAPQTLEAKILQDADRLDAIGMIGVARCFYIAGRLGSGLYDPFDPAAADRPLDDKRYAIDHFQTKLFKLAEGFQTETGRRLAAARDKSLRDFLSEFMDEI; from the coding sequence ATGACAGGTGGCGCTATGTTCGCGGCTGAAGCCTTCTCCCCACACGAAACGCTTGCGGCGGCGCTGATTGCGCATGCCGCCGACGGCGACGACGGCTCGCACGACCTTGCCCATATCCTGCGCGTTTTCAGGAATGCCATGCGCATCCATGCGGGAGAAGGCGGCGACGGGCGGGTTCTTGCCGCTTCCGTGCTGCTGCACGACTGCGTCGCCGTCGAGAAGAATTCGCCGCTGCGGGCAAAAGCATCGGCTTTGGCGGCGGAGAAGGCATCGGCGATCCTGGCGGAACTTGGCTGGAGCGGCGCGGATATCGAGGCCGCGGCCCACGCAATCACTGCGCATAGTTTCTCGGCCGGGGTGGCGCCGCAGACGCTGGAGGCGAAGATCCTGCAGGATGCCGACCGGCTGGACGCGATCGGCATGATCGGCGTCGCACGCTGCTTCTATATCGCCGGGCGACTGGGATCCGGGCTCTACGATCCGTTCGACCCGGCGGCGGCAGACCGCCCGCTCGATGACAAGCGTTATGCCATTGACCATTTCCAGACGAAGCTGTTCAAACTGGCGGAAGGATTCCAGACCGAGACCGGCCGCAGGCTGGCGGCCGCGCGTGACAAGAGCCTGCGCGATTTTCTCTCGGAATTCATGGACGAAATCTAG
- a CDS encoding tyrosine phosphatase family protein, translated as MTFIVVSPLSRIAEMAVRHKARDMISLIAKEQAFHRPGVIAAERHLTLGMNDIVFKGTGDLVAPDETHVRGIIDFAASWRQETPLLIHCWMGVSRSPAAALIAALSLAPDQSEETLARRLRAASPFATPNARLIEIGDALLDRSGRLVTAVRAIGRGVDADGNAPFVLAIRDAACG; from the coding sequence GTGACCTTCATCGTCGTCTCACCTCTGTCGCGCATCGCGGAAATGGCGGTGCGCCACAAGGCGCGTGACATGATCAGCCTGATCGCCAAGGAGCAGGCTTTTCACCGGCCGGGCGTGATCGCGGCCGAGCGCCATCTGACACTTGGTATGAACGATATCGTCTTCAAGGGCACAGGCGATCTCGTGGCGCCTGACGAGACGCATGTGCGCGGGATTATCGACTTTGCCGCTTCGTGGCGGCAGGAGACGCCGCTGCTCATCCATTGCTGGATGGGCGTGTCGCGATCGCCGGCCGCAGCGCTCATTGCCGCGCTGTCGCTGGCACCCGATCAGAGCGAGGAAACGCTTGCTCGCCGGCTGCGGGCCGCCTCGCCTTTCGCGACGCCGAATGCCCGGCTGATCGAGATCGGCGACGCGCTGCTCGACCGCAGCGGCAGGCTGGTAACGGCGGTGCGGGCAATCGGACGCGGCGTGGATGCCGACGGCAATGCGCCCTTCGTGCTTGCGATCCGAGACGCCGCCTGCGGTTGA
- a CDS encoding superoxide dismutase family protein, which produces MKAMRIIAALSLLAVALPAGAQDKQTAVANFVGKDGKEDGRAQLTAAATGGVLIEVEISGLPVNKWVAFHVHETGRCDAATHHESAGGHFNPEKAEHGILAAKGPHAGDMPNQYVGQDGVLRAQIFDSMVTLDGKTDGIRGRALMVHANSDDYRSQPSGDAGERLSCGVIQ; this is translated from the coding sequence ATGAAAGCCATGCGCATTATCGCCGCCTTGAGCCTGCTTGCGGTTGCATTGCCGGCAGGCGCTCAGGACAAGCAGACGGCGGTCGCCAATTTCGTCGGCAAGGACGGCAAGGAGGACGGTCGCGCACAGTTGACGGCTGCTGCAACTGGCGGCGTCCTGATCGAAGTCGAGATATCGGGACTGCCTGTGAATAAATGGGTGGCCTTCCATGTTCATGAGACCGGCCGCTGCGACGCCGCAACCCATCACGAATCGGCGGGCGGTCATTTCAATCCTGAGAAGGCGGAGCATGGCATTCTTGCCGCCAAGGGTCCGCACGCCGGCGACATGCCCAATCAATATGTCGGGCAGGACGGCGTGTTGCGGGCACAGATCTTCGACAGCATGGTCACGCTCGACGGCAAGACCGACGGTATTCGCGGCCGCGCATTGATGGTGCACGCCAATTCGGATGATTATCGCAGCCAGCCTTCTGGTGATGCCGGCGAAAGACTTTCCTGCGGCGTCATCCAATAG
- a CDS encoding NUDIX hydrolase — translation MISTAKPGSAAILERDGRFLLVLRRNPPSADMYAFPGGRAEPGETPEQTALRELHEETGISARNPRLFSTYDLKTHAADGSVKSHVLLSVFCVDADRDAVAEAADDAAALGWYTVEEIRQLPVPQSVLECAERLAGGE, via the coding sequence ATGATCTCCACCGCCAAACCCGGCTCCGCCGCCATTCTCGAACGCGACGGACGATTCCTCCTCGTGTTGCGGCGCAATCCGCCCTCCGCAGACATGTATGCCTTTCCCGGCGGACGGGCCGAGCCCGGCGAAACGCCGGAGCAAACGGCATTGCGCGAACTCCATGAAGAGACCGGCATTTCGGCACGTAATCCGCGGCTGTTTTCGACCTACGACCTGAAGACGCATGCGGCCGACGGCAGCGTCAAGAGCCATGTCCTGCTGTCGGTCTTTTGCGTCGATGCGGATCGGGATGCCGTGGCGGAAGCCGCCGACGATGCGGCAGCCCTCGGCTGGTACACGGTGGAGGAAATCCGGCAATTGCCCGTACCGCAGAGCGTGCTCGAATGCGCGGAGCGGCTGGCGGGCGGCGAATAG
- a CDS encoding YgfZ/GcvT domain-containing protein has product MPAVFLKDRSLLFVSGAEAQSFLQNLITTDITALGPDEARPGALLTPQGKILFDFMIWQDGDGYMIETDAGQRDGLLKRLTMYKLRAAVTLAPSTEDGVTVSWDEDAEGAGDSQGVRGSQGARDSRFARAGVTLIRRPGKHGDGAEALYDALRISHGIVTSGSDFALQDAFPHDVLMDFNGGLSFRKGCYVGQEVVSRMQHRGTARRRVVTVSAATALPETGTEITAGGKPVGTLGSVDGGSGLAIVRIDRAGAAMAAGTPLLAGDTPVSLALPAWSGLVFPASADEASA; this is encoded by the coding sequence ATGCCAGCCGTATTCCTGAAAGACCGCTCATTGCTCTTCGTCAGCGGCGCGGAAGCCCAATCCTTCCTGCAGAACCTGATCACCACCGATATCACCGCGCTTGGGCCTGATGAGGCCCGGCCCGGGGCACTCTTGACGCCGCAAGGCAAGATCCTGTTCGACTTCATGATCTGGCAGGACGGCGACGGCTACATGATCGAAACCGATGCCGGCCAGCGCGATGGGCTGCTGAAGCGGCTGACGATGTACAAGCTGCGCGCCGCCGTCACCCTGGCGCCAAGCACCGAAGACGGCGTTACCGTTTCCTGGGACGAGGATGCCGAGGGCGCCGGGGACAGCCAGGGCGTCCGGGGCAGCCAGGGCGCCCGAGACAGCCGTTTCGCCAGGGCGGGCGTCACGCTGATCCGCCGGCCCGGCAAACATGGCGATGGTGCAGAAGCGCTCTACGACGCGCTACGCATCAGCCACGGCATCGTCACATCAGGATCTGACTTTGCCCTGCAGGACGCCTTCCCGCATGACGTACTGATGGATTTCAACGGCGGCCTCTCCTTCAGGAAAGGCTGCTATGTCGGCCAGGAGGTCGTCTCGCGCATGCAGCATCGCGGCACGGCGCGTCGGCGCGTCGTGACAGTGTCCGCCGCGACAGCCTTGCCGGAAACCGGGACGGAGATCACCGCCGGCGGCAAGCCTGTGGGAACGCTCGGTTCTGTCGACGGCGGCAGCGGCCTTGCGATCGTGCGCATCGACCGTGCCGGCGCCGCGATGGCGGCAGGCACGCCGCTGCTCGCCGGCGACACGCCTGTTTCTCTTGCCCTGCCGGCATGGTCCGGTCTCGTCTTTCCCGCCAGCGCCGACGAGGCCAGCGCGTGA
- a CDS encoding MOSC domain-containing protein codes for MLVSDLFIYPLKSARGIALPAADIDAYGLPGDRRAMITDAQGHFITQRELPDLARIEVRPEASAFRLLMQGKTDISVPPPQPEARIDVIVWKSAVSAAVADPESNRQLSEWLGREVRLVFFDGQARRTANAEWAGEATPVTFTDGYQILVTTTGSLKALNADLAAHGEGSVGMERFRPNIVIDTDEAWAEDRWAAIEIAGIRFDLVKPCSRCIMTTQDQLTGSREGPNPMPAMGRIRMSADRRVPGPLFGWNVTPRGSGRITIGDTVRIVEERPEGWALKRRAAA; via the coding sequence ATGCTTGTCAGCGACCTCTTCATCTACCCTCTCAAGAGCGCGCGCGGCATTGCGCTGCCGGCCGCCGACATCGACGCCTATGGGCTTCCCGGCGACCGGCGGGCGATGATCACCGATGCGCAAGGGCACTTCATCACCCAGCGCGAGTTGCCCGACCTCGCACGCATCGAGGTACGACCGGAAGCGAGTGCCTTTCGGCTGCTGATGCAGGGGAAAACGGACATATCGGTACCACCGCCTCAGCCTGAAGCCCGCATAGATGTGATCGTGTGGAAATCTGCCGTCAGCGCCGCCGTCGCCGATCCGGAGAGCAACCGGCAGCTTTCCGAATGGCTCGGCCGCGAGGTGCGCCTGGTCTTCTTCGACGGGCAGGCACGGCGGACGGCGAATGCCGAATGGGCCGGCGAAGCCACGCCCGTCACCTTTACCGACGGCTACCAGATCCTGGTGACGACGACCGGCTCGCTGAAAGCGTTGAATGCCGATCTCGCCGCCCATGGCGAGGGCAGCGTCGGCATGGAACGCTTCCGTCCGAACATCGTCATCGATACCGACGAGGCCTGGGCGGAGGACCGCTGGGCGGCGATCGAGATCGCCGGTATCCGCTTCGATCTCGTCAAACCCTGCTCCCGCTGCATCATGACGACGCAGGACCAGCTGACCGGATCCCGCGAGGGACCAAACCCGATGCCCGCCATGGGCCGCATCCGCATGTCGGCCGACCGGCGTGTGCCCGGCCCGCTCTTCGGCTGGAACGTCACGCCGCGCGGCAGCGGCAGGATTACGATCGGTGACACCGTCCGCATCGTTGAAGAGAGGCCGGAAGGCTGGGCGCTCAAGCGTCGCGCCGCAGCCTAA
- the pssA gene encoding CDP-diacylglycerol--serine O-phosphatidyltransferase — translation METPFPPFEPNGPDDSARGPRLREIPLRLVFPNLITILAICAGLTGIRLAFENRYELAVSMVLLAAFLDGIDGRVARLMKATSKFGAQMDSLADIVNFGVAPALVVYVFALDQARSLGWIAALIYAIAAGLRLARFNVMAERENKASWQSEYFVGVPAPAGAMLVLLPVYLGFLGLATDRTFAYLSSIYTVLIAFLLISRLPVWSGKSEGNRLRRDLVLPMMLGVVLYVALLMSYTWEVMVFTVGAYLISLPFGARKWRRKYGTLTIEEPGIGDDDIGRHI, via the coding sequence ATGGAAACGCCTTTTCCGCCTTTCGAGCCCAATGGGCCGGATGATTCCGCCCGCGGCCCGCGTCTGCGCGAAATCCCGCTCCGGCTCGTCTTTCCGAACCTCATCACTATTCTGGCGATCTGCGCCGGGCTGACCGGCATCCGGCTGGCTTTCGAGAATCGTTATGAGCTCGCCGTCTCCATGGTGCTGCTCGCCGCCTTCCTCGACGGCATCGACGGGCGCGTGGCGCGGTTGATGAAGGCGACCTCGAAGTTCGGCGCGCAGATGGATTCGCTTGCCGACATCGTCAATTTCGGCGTCGCACCCGCCCTCGTCGTCTATGTCTTCGCGCTCGACCAGGCGCGTTCGCTCGGCTGGATCGCTGCCCTGATCTATGCGATCGCCGCCGGGCTTCGCCTTGCCCGCTTCAATGTCATGGCCGAACGCGAGAACAAGGCAAGCTGGCAATCGGAATATTTCGTCGGCGTGCCGGCGCCGGCCGGCGCCATGCTGGTGCTGCTGCCGGTCTATCTCGGCTTCCTCGGGCTGGCGACGGACCGCACCTTCGCCTATCTCTCGTCGATCTACACCGTGCTCATCGCCTTCCTGCTGATCAGCCGGCTGCCGGTCTGGTCGGGCAAATCGGAAGGCAACCGCTTGCGGCGCGATCTCGTGCTGCCGATGATGCTCGGCGTCGTGCTCTACGTGGCTCTGCTGATGAGCTACACCTGGGAAGTGATGGTCTTCACCGTTGGCGCCTACCTCATATCGCTTCCCTTCGGCGCGCGGAAATGGCGGCGGAAATACGGGACGCTGACGATCGAGGAACCCGGCATCGGCGACGACGATATCGGTCGGCACATCTGA
- a CDS encoding YnfA family protein — protein MTYIIFAFAALFEIAGCFAFWAWLKLEKSVWWLAPGMVSLALFAWLLTLVPSEAAGRTFAAYGGIYILASLLWLWLVEARVPDRYDIGGALICLVGASLILFAPRG, from the coding sequence GTGACCTACATCATCTTTGCGTTTGCTGCCCTCTTCGAGATCGCTGGCTGCTTTGCCTTCTGGGCATGGCTGAAGCTCGAAAAGTCCGTCTGGTGGCTGGCACCGGGCATGGTCTCTCTGGCGCTTTTCGCCTGGCTTCTGACGCTGGTGCCGAGCGAGGCTGCCGGCCGTACTTTCGCGGCCTATGGCGGCATTTATATCCTCGCCTCGCTGCTCTGGCTATGGCTGGTCGAAGCTCGCGTGCCTGATCGTTACGATATCGGCGGCGCGCTGATCTGCCTTGTAGGCGCCAGCCTCATCCTCTTCGCACCGAGAGGCTGA